The proteins below come from a single Microbacterium sp. SLBN-154 genomic window:
- a CDS encoding antitoxin MazE-like protein: MSVRERVSEHRRRMRERGFRPVQVWVPDVRTPSFAAEAARQAALVAHADRTSDDQAFIEAVAAPWDDE; this comes from the coding sequence GTGAGCGAACATCGGCGCCGTATGCGGGAGCGCGGATTTCGTCCCGTGCAGGTGTGGGTTCCCGATGTGCGCACGCCTTCTTTCGCGGCAGAGGCGGCACGGCAGGCGGCTCTCGTCGCTCACGCCGATCGCACATCCGACGACCAAGCGTTCATAGAGGCGGTTGCGGCGCCCTGGGACGACGAGTGA